In one window of Brenneria goodwinii DNA:
- a CDS encoding multidrug efflux RND transporter permease subunit → MNPSRIFIERPVATILLMVGVLISGIFAYRALSTSALPQVDYPTIQVTTLYPGASPDVMASSVTGPLERQLGQMAGLSQMTSNSSSGSSLITLKFSLDLSLDVAEQEVQAAINAADSLLPSDLPNPPTYKKVNPADSAVITLAASSDTLPLIKVQDLVNTRIALKLSQISGVGMVTLAGGHQPAIRVQVDPKALAARGLTLEDVNTLISNSNVNGSKGGFDGKYHSVTIDANDQLRTAQEYGNLILTYQNGAALRLHDIAHIEEASENSYQSAWANRSPAIVISVQRQPGANVISVVDNIKAQLPTLQAALPEGVKMEILSDRTQTIRASISDVQFELMLSIALVIMVTFLFLRNIAATLIPSVAVPLSLVGTFGVMYLADFSLNNLSLMALTIATGFVIDDAIVVVENISRRLEEGETPMQAALKGSQQIGFTIISLTFSLIAVLIPLLFMGDVVGRLFREFAITLAVAILVSMLVSLTLTPMLCAYLLRHIPVEKQSRFARKGGEFFDKLVHGYDRLLTVVLNHQKLTLLVALGTFVLTALLYLVIPKGFFPTQDTGLIQGISVASQDVSFGEMAKRQQALADVILQNPAVESVSSTIGIDGNNTSLNSGRLQINLKSFDERDVRADAVIAELKQAVRSVPGIELYMQSAQDLTVNDQVTPSQYQFTLDDSDSENLVKWSPALVSALAKRPEFSEVVSNLQDQGQVSYVEMDRDKAARYGITASDIDTALYNAFGQRLVSTIFTQSNQYRVVLEVAPSYQQSPASFDDVWLTSTTSSDSGTSSSSASSSSSSSSSSSSTAATAGMVKLTSIATIHQRTGSLMHMRLNQFPAVTVSFNLNDGYSLEDAQQAIADVSQQLALPSSITLRYQGEASAFQSANSNTLWLILAALLTMYVVLGILYESFIHPVTILSTLPSAAVGALLILLLAGTEFSLIALIGVILLIGIVKKNAIMMIDFALEAENRQHLSPRESIHQACLLRFRPILMTTMAALLGALPLMLASGSGAELRQPLGLVIVGGLIVSQVLTLFSTPVIYLWFDGLAQRGKRYMHNARQQSRGGE, encoded by the coding sequence ATGAATCCGTCACGAATCTTTATTGAGCGCCCGGTCGCCACCATCTTACTGATGGTGGGGGTGCTGATCTCCGGGATCTTCGCCTATCGCGCGCTTTCGACCTCGGCGCTGCCGCAGGTCGATTATCCCACCATTCAGGTCACCACTCTGTATCCCGGCGCCAGCCCGGACGTGATGGCGTCATCCGTGACCGGGCCGCTGGAGCGGCAGCTCGGTCAGATGGCGGGGCTAAGCCAGATGACCTCCAACAGTTCCAGCGGTTCGTCGCTGATTACCCTCAAATTTTCGCTCGATCTGTCGCTCGACGTGGCGGAGCAGGAAGTTCAGGCGGCGATCAATGCCGCCGACAGCCTGCTGCCCAGCGATTTGCCCAATCCACCGACCTATAAGAAGGTCAATCCGGCGGATAGCGCGGTGATCACCCTGGCCGCCAGTTCGGATACGCTGCCGCTGATCAAAGTGCAGGATTTGGTGAATACCCGTATCGCGCTCAAGCTGTCGCAGATTTCCGGCGTCGGCATGGTCACGTTGGCGGGCGGTCATCAGCCGGCGATCCGCGTGCAGGTGGATCCGAAAGCGCTGGCGGCGCGGGGATTGACGTTGGAAGATGTCAATACGTTGATTAGCAACAGCAACGTTAATGGCTCGAAGGGCGGTTTTGACGGCAAATACCATTCGGTCACCATTGATGCCAACGATCAGCTGCGCACCGCGCAGGAGTACGGCAATCTGATTCTGACCTATCAGAACGGCGCGGCGCTGCGTTTGCATGATATCGCCCATATCGAAGAGGCGTCGGAAAACAGCTATCAGTCGGCCTGGGCCAACCGCAGTCCGGCGATTGTCATCAGCGTGCAGCGTCAGCCCGGCGCCAACGTTATCTCGGTGGTTGACAACATCAAGGCCCAACTGCCGACGTTGCAGGCGGCGCTGCCGGAAGGCGTGAAAATGGAGATATTGTCCGATCGCACGCAGACCATCCGCGCCTCAATCAGCGATGTACAGTTCGAACTGATGCTGTCGATTGCGCTGGTGATAATGGTCACCTTCCTGTTCCTGCGCAATATCGCCGCCACGCTGATCCCAAGCGTCGCCGTCCCCCTGTCGCTGGTGGGCACCTTCGGCGTGATGTATCTGGCCGATTTCAGCCTCAACAACCTATCGCTGATGGCGCTGACCATCGCCACCGGCTTTGTTATCGATGACGCCATCGTGGTGGTGGAGAATATTTCCCGGCGGCTGGAAGAGGGCGAAACGCCGATGCAGGCGGCGCTGAAAGGTTCGCAGCAGATCGGTTTCACCATCATCTCGCTGACCTTCTCGCTGATCGCCGTGCTGATCCCGCTGTTGTTTATGGGCGATGTGGTCGGCCGGTTGTTCCGTGAATTCGCCATTACGCTGGCGGTGGCGATTTTGGTGTCGATGCTGGTGTCGCTAACCCTGACGCCGATGCTGTGCGCCTATCTGCTGCGCCACATACCGGTGGAAAAGCAGTCGCGCTTTGCGCGCAAGGGCGGCGAGTTTTTCGACAAGCTGGTTCATGGCTACGATCGCCTGCTGACGGTGGTGCTTAACCATCAGAAATTGACGCTGCTGGTGGCGTTGGGGACATTCGTGCTGACGGCGCTGCTCTATCTGGTAATCCCCAAAGGCTTTTTCCCCACCCAGGATACCGGCTTGATCCAGGGCATCAGCGTGGCGTCGCAGGATGTCTCTTTTGGTGAAATGGCCAAGCGGCAGCAGGCGCTGGCGGACGTGATTTTGCAGAACCCGGCGGTAGAGAGCGTTTCCTCCACCATCGGCATCGATGGCAACAACACCAGCCTGAACAGCGGCCGTCTGCAAATTAATCTCAAATCCTTCGATGAGCGAGACGTGCGCGCCGACGCCGTGATCGCCGAACTGAAACAGGCGGTGCGCAGCGTGCCGGGCATTGAGCTTTATATGCAGTCCGCGCAGGATCTGACGGTGAACGATCAGGTTACGCCAAGCCAGTATCAGTTCACGCTGGATGACTCCGACAGCGAAAATCTGGTGAAGTGGTCGCCGGCCCTGGTATCGGCGTTGGCAAAACGGCCTGAATTCAGCGAAGTGGTCAGTAACCTGCAGGATCAGGGGCAGGTCTCCTATGTGGAGATGGATCGCGACAAGGCCGCGCGCTACGGCATCACCGCGTCAGATATCGATACCGCGCTGTACAACGCCTTCGGCCAACGCCTGGTGTCGACCATTTTCACCCAGTCGAACCAATATCGCGTGGTGCTGGAAGTGGCGCCGAGTTATCAGCAATCGCCGGCGTCGTTCGATGATGTCTGGCTGACCAGCACCACATCGTCCGACAGCGGCACTTCTTCGTCATCGGCGTCATCTTCATCTTCATCGTCATCCTCATCGTCTTCGACCGCCGCGACGGCCGGCATGGTGAAACTGACGTCAATCGCCACCATTCATCAGCGCACCGGCTCGCTGATGCATATGCGGCTGAACCAGTTCCCGGCGGTAACGGTGTCGTTCAACCTGAATGACGGCTATTCGCTGGAAGACGCGCAGCAGGCGATCGCCGACGTCAGTCAGCAACTGGCGCTGCCGTCGAGCATTACGCTGCGTTACCAGGGGGAAGCATCGGCGTTCCAGAGCGCCAACAGCAATACGCTGTGGCTGATTCTGGCGGCGCTGCTCACCATGTATGTGGTGCTCGGCATCCTGTACGAAAGTTTTATTCATCCGGTCACCATCCTGTCGACGTTGCCGTCGGCGGCGGTAGGCGCGCTGTTGATTCTGCTGCTGGCGGGCACTGAATTCAGCCTGATTGCGCTGATTGGGGTGATTCTGCTGATCGGCATCGTCAAGAAGAACGCCATTATGATGATCGACTTTGCGCTTGAGGCCGAGAACCGGCAACATCTTAGCCCGCGCGAATCGATCCATCAGGCCTGTTTGCTGCGTTTCAGGCCGATCCTGATGACCACCATGGCGGCGCTGCTCGGCGCGTT
- a CDS encoding glutathione S-transferase family protein, producing MLTVWGRRSSSNVQALMWCIGELGLPYHRHDAGHIYGGTNTPEFLAMNPNGTIPVLKDGDEEALWETGAILRYLANRYGPEAFWPKDLSARTNVDKWAEWSKLNIALMFTAPIFWRVVRTPENERDDDAIEKALAAFCTKLKIAEERLSMHDYLAGPDFTLADIQFGHVLYRYYDMAIQRPAFPAVRSYYQRLTKRPAFKEHVMVSYDELRA from the coding sequence ATGTTAACGGTTTGGGGAAGACGTTCTTCGTCAAATGTTCAGGCACTAATGTGGTGTATCGGCGAGCTAGGTCTGCCCTATCATCGTCATGATGCCGGTCATATTTACGGCGGCACCAATACGCCGGAGTTTCTGGCGATGAATCCGAATGGTACGATCCCGGTACTGAAAGATGGGGACGAAGAAGCGCTATGGGAAACCGGCGCGATTCTCCGCTACCTGGCAAATCGTTATGGACCAGAGGCATTCTGGCCAAAGGATTTGTCTGCACGCACTAACGTCGACAAATGGGCCGAGTGGTCCAAGCTCAATATCGCGTTGATGTTTACCGCGCCGATTTTCTGGCGTGTCGTGCGTACGCCGGAAAACGAACGCGATGATGATGCGATCGAAAAAGCGCTGGCGGCATTCTGCACCAAACTTAAAATCGCAGAAGAGAGACTGTCGATGCATGACTATCTGGCCGGCCCGGATTTCACTCTGGCGGATATCCAGTTCGGCCACGTCCTCTACCGTTATTACGATATGGCTATTCAACGCCCCGCGTTTCCAGCCGTCAGAAGCTACTACCAACGGCTGACGAAGCGCCCCGCATTCAAAGAGCATGTGATGGTTTCCTATGACGAGCTGCGGGCCTGA
- a CDS encoding MdtA/MuxA family multidrug efflux RND transporter periplasmic adaptor subunit — MTKPSRSRVLKLLLLVVLVLIIAGVVWRLWPHGQSEMGRAGGPGRPGMMMGGASTLVHAGSATQADVPVYLNALGTVTPNATVTVTSRVDGQLMKVYFTEGQKVEAGQLLAQIDPRSYQATLAQYQAELSENQALLKSAQLTLDRYKKLFAQDSLSRQDLDTQIATVGQYSGAIKADEAQIAAAKLNIEYARITAPISGRVGLRLVDAGNMVTSSDTTGIVTITQTQPVAVTFSVPQSNIPVLLKALHNGQSMPVTAFDQDNKTVLAEGKAQFISNSIDTSTGTVQLKALFDNEDEALYANQFVNVRLQIGTLSQATVIPSQALQLSSDGSFVFVINKDDTVTRKVVKTGPSFGDDRQSILSGVEPGDRVVTEGIDRLTNGSKISIVTAEPAQTAAAGGSAQAQ, encoded by the coding sequence ATGACAAAGCCATCGCGTTCCCGAGTGTTGAAACTCCTGTTACTTGTCGTATTAGTGTTGATTATCGCCGGTGTGGTCTGGCGCCTGTGGCCGCACGGACAGAGCGAGATGGGGCGGGCGGGCGGACCAGGCCGTCCGGGGATGATGATGGGCGGCGCAAGCACGCTGGTTCACGCCGGAAGCGCCACCCAGGCTGATGTGCCGGTCTATCTCAACGCGCTGGGTACGGTGACGCCGAACGCCACGGTAACGGTGACCAGTCGTGTCGATGGCCAGTTAATGAAAGTCTATTTCACCGAAGGGCAGAAGGTCGAAGCCGGCCAGTTGCTGGCGCAGATCGATCCGCGCAGCTATCAGGCGACGCTGGCGCAGTATCAGGCTGAACTCAGTGAAAATCAGGCGCTGCTGAAAAGCGCGCAGCTGACCCTGGATCGTTATAAAAAACTCTTCGCCCAGGATTCGCTCTCCCGCCAGGATCTGGATACGCAGATCGCCACCGTCGGGCAGTACAGCGGAGCGATCAAAGCCGATGAGGCGCAGATCGCCGCCGCGAAGCTGAATATCGAATATGCGCGCATCACCGCGCCGATTAGCGGCCGCGTCGGCCTGCGGCTGGTGGATGCGGGCAATATGGTGACCAGCAGCGATACCACCGGCATCGTCACCATCACGCAGACCCAACCCGTTGCGGTGACCTTCAGCGTGCCGCAAAGCAATATCCCGGTATTGCTGAAAGCGCTGCATAACGGGCAGAGCATGCCGGTAACCGCCTTTGATCAGGATAACAAAACGGTGTTGGCGGAAGGCAAAGCGCAATTCATCAGCAACAGCATTGATACCAGCACCGGCACCGTGCAGTTAAAAGCCCTGTTCGATAATGAGGATGAGGCGCTGTATGCCAATCAGTTCGTCAACGTTCGTCTGCAAATCGGCACGTTGTCCCAGGCGACGGTGATCCCGTCTCAGGCGTTGCAGCTTAGCAGCGACGGCAGCTTTGTTTTCGTGATTAATAAAGACGATACCGTGACGCGCAAAGTGGTGAAAACCGGACCGAGCTTCGGCGACGATCGGCAGTCTATTCTTTCCGGCGTAGAACCGGGGGATCGCGTGGTGACGGAAGGCATCGATCGCCTGACCAACGGCAGTAAAATCAGCATCGTGACGGCGGAGCCGGCGCAGACCGCCGCCGCCGGTGGGAGCGCGCAGGCTCAATGA
- a CDS encoding GNAT family N-acetyltransferase → MLIVKKSDAPDIDWQALAALLRRARLGDRDAVKLKQAYQNSQFYWLGYADNQIIATARAISDFTYASYLADVAISPEYQGRGYGNLLMNEIMATLSQYGKTFIYSVPDKIGFYKKYGYHILATGMVYANPQEIERLRGVGYLAD, encoded by the coding sequence ATGCTAATCGTTAAAAAAAGTGATGCGCCCGACATTGACTGGCAGGCGCTGGCTGCCCTGTTACGCCGCGCCAGGTTGGGTGACAGAGACGCGGTTAAATTAAAACAGGCGTATCAAAACAGCCAATTTTATTGGCTTGGCTATGCCGATAACCAAATAATCGCCACGGCGCGCGCCATCAGCGATTTTACCTACGCATCCTACCTGGCGGACGTGGCGATATCGCCCGAATATCAGGGCCGGGGGTATGGCAATCTATTAATGAACGAGATTATGGCGACGTTATCCCAATATGGGAAAACCTTTATCTATTCGGTGCCGGATAAAATCGGCTTCTATAAAAAGTATGGCTATCATATTCTGGCGACCGGCATGGTCTATGCCAACCCGCAGGAAATAGAACGGCTCAGAGGCGTTGGCTATCTTGCCGATTAA